Below is a genomic region from Fundulus heteroclitus isolate FHET01 chromosome 5, MU-UCD_Fhet_4.1, whole genome shotgun sequence.
TATATTTTGTTCACTATAAAAATGGTGAACTGTAAATTGCTCGGACATTGCCTTATAAGTCGCCCCAGGCTGATGGACAGCAAGGACCTCTCTTAAGGTCATTGCTGTTACCTCTCCTACTTGGCATTGTGTAAATACAATTTACTCATCTACATGTAGCACCTGCGGTATACACTGAGGAAAAAATGCAGAACACCAACCTTCAACTTTGGACACAAAGCCGAGGCTCTTCTTGAGGTCGGAGCAGATGCTGTGGAGGCACCAGCGAAACTTGGAGTCGCAGCGGTACTTGTTGGAGCCGCAGGTGTCGTAGCACATGTCCAGCTGATTGCAGCACTTGGTCATCGCAGGGATTCCCACGTCCATCTGACACAAGGACACAGGACAACGTGGCTGTGATTGCACCTCACAATAAACTGAGCGTTGCAGGAACACAACATCGCTCTGAAAGCTGTAGAAAAatgcaggattttattttgagtaaatcCAATTATTGGTGCCAGGCGTTACCAGCACGTTGTTTTCTATTAAAGCTGTAGGGAAGATCTGCTTCCTGTCACGTCCCTCCATATGGAATAAACTCTTGCAAAGCTTTAAACCaataatttcagttttaaatgactaatcatTGATTTATagtgtcttattttttttaatgatctctTGATTGTATCATGAAATTGATGTAGCTCAGCACCCTTTGACATTAGGAGTCTCCATCAGTGGGATTTCTGAGAATcgaatgataaaaaaattaaatgaaacttACTCATGTTTGGAATAGATGGAAAGAGGGATCTTTATCGCTTCATCTTTACTAAATTTTTCTAGCCCATCCAGACCTCTGGGTCCTGTCTCGTGCTCTCCTCTGTTTATTATTTGTCTCCTCATCCGGCCTGCAGTGGCTGAATAGAAATGGGCTTTCCCAGAAAACCTTAGCTTACTAATTACAAGTTTCTAGAAACTCTCCTCAgtttaaacaagaaaataaaaaaaaattaaaactgtttCAGTTCATTGTTAATGGTTTGTGAGGGGAGCCAGTGATTGTAAAACAtggtaaaacaaatatttctctGATACGGGATTTTTCTTTCGTGGATTGTTGGATTTTTCTCAAAGTCTCAGAGATATTGCTGAAACACGAGGAATTGATCattagttgtgtttttaattcttAAATTTTTATTAAAGGGTTCCAAATTTGCCTGAaattagcttttattttgtgtccaAATCCAACTTTATTGTTAGTCTATTTATGCCCTTACATAAATATTATTCATGTGAAAATGTATTGAGAAGAGCATTGTTTAATCCATGTTGGCAATGCTAAGGTGGGATCATTGAGACTAGTTACTTTATGTCCTATTTTAAAAccaagatatattttttttttaaatcgctaTTATTTAATCGAGGAACCAGCTTTGATCAACAAAGCTTACCCCCTCTGGAACAGGAAGGCCAAAGAAGTAGGAGCTGCATCCGTCGGGCTCAGGCATCTTGTAGCTGGGACGAGGAATAGGCGCTTTACCTGAAAtaagaaatggaggaaaaaagagaTGCGCTTCAGATGCAGGTGCTGTTTCGCAAGAAGCCAGCATGACTGTAATAAACCGGTGAGTTTAAAATAGACCCATGTTTGCACATAGAAAGACAGAATCTAAGAATCTGACACATCCCCCAGTGGCTGGATAATCTCTCTCCTGCCACACCGAGGCCACAGTCCGTTTCCAGGCCCTCCCCCAGATAACAGAGCCAACACAGGAAAAGATCAATGTTTAAAGCCCGAGTCTATCCCACACATTCAAGAGCAGAAGGAGAACTCACTTTAGGATGCCTGGGGGCAGTGTTTCAAATATAAATACCAATGGAAAATATTCTCTAGAACAAAGAAATTGTTATTAATGTatcattttaatacatttatggcATAAAAATATATGCTATAtgtaaagtaattaaaatgtctAAATTGGACTAATGGAGTTTTTTTTGATGGATAACCCTCAGATGAAGATCATGCTGCAAGTAAAATCAATAAGAACCTGTCTTTGAGAGCTGAAATCTCAGCTCCTTTAGTCTACATGGCAGTGCGAAGGACTTGTAAGATCATCACAGGATTATGAACCTTGcagaaataaagattttttacttttactcttAAAAACTGTCGGAAAGGACGAGTTTAATATTTCTcgcagcattttttttagcaataaagTCATATAAGCCATCAGCATTAAGTTAGATATTTAAAGGTTGAGCAGCACACTGACTGATACAATATCAAAAACGATCGTGTTCTTTTAACCTTAAATtaatgtgatttaatttaatccaGGTCAGCTTTACCATGTCTGCAGCGATACTGGCACACTCCATCTTTTCCACCCATGAACTCCAGCATCGAGTCGAAGTAGCCGCTGACCGCCTCAAAGCTGCCTCTGAGGGAGTTCAGCCCCCAGTCCTcgctctcctcctctgcctgGGTGGCACCATCGGGGCCCTGGCCGGGTGGTGGAGGTGGCGTGGATTCTGGGTTTCCAGCCTCCTGACCTGCAGCTCTGAGGATCAACAGCCCCACCAGGATGGGAGCGAGAAGTGCCGAGCGTGTCATCCTGCGGCTAAGACGGCTCAGTGCGAAAAGGAGTCAGGTCTTCCAGGAGGAGATACTGAAAACGACTGCGTGACCTGAACTTTGAGCCAAACGTAGGCCGGCCTCGCATGTGGAAGAACAAAGTCCGCCTCCTATCTCGGCTTTTCAACATGCCCGGGCTTTTATCAGCCCTGCTGATGATGAGTGTGTCTGCTGactgttttaattcaattaattaCACTTCAGGTCATTTCAGATTTAATCTCTCACACCAGTGGCAGCCCAAATAGAGAGAACACAAGATGATGTCATTTTATAACCTTCTCATTCAATtgattttagtaaaaaaaaacaacaacagtgaagtagaaaataataaacgTGCTTAAAATGGTTCCACCCTGATAAGATTCTGAGAGGTTCTGAGAAGAAATCAGATTGTTTCATTTCCAATTTTGTGTTTGACCACTAAGACATCCCTTGATCGGGACTGGTGCTGAAATCCattgtccatccatctatccatccattttctaacatgtctatcccttgtggggtggtgaggggttgctggtgtctatctccagctgtcaatgggcgagaggcggggtacaacctggacaggtcatctGTCTATCGCAGAAAATCCAttgtcaaaacagaaaaaatttaattattagatttttttttagatgtggtCCGGCCTTGAGACCAAAGTTATGTAGACCCCaggcaaaatgtgctttaaaataatgttttaatttgaccaaaatgtttcttaatattaacattttgaagGTGACCAGCCAGACTCattcataatatttttaaagttgcaTGTCTAATTTTTTCctatctgaaacaaacttcttaGCTGGCTTAAAACACATCTACCAGGGTAATGAATACCTGTATGATTTGAGAGCAGCGCCGGTAGGGACTGACAGACAATTAAATACGAGTGATACCAAAAGCATAttaatataaatgaaaaaaaagctgcaactcATTAAAGCTTCCCATTTCCTCCCTCATATTTATACACAGGACACTGTCCGGCTACACAATGTCTGacagaattaaataaaacaaaaggcttTTAAGACAGCAAGTTACATTTTTATCAAatccaaaatctaaaatatattcACTCAGGGACAAAACCTTGTAAGcatctttgttttaattaaaattgtcTTTTAAGAGGGCCGATCTATTCCATTTGTACCAGCTGAATTGCAGTTTATGGGACTCAGCTCCTTGCCCAGTTACTAATGGCACCTTTCTTTGCTCCAGAGGCCACAGTCCATTTCCTGTAGAGCAGAAGGAGAACTCACTATATCATATAAAACCAAACTACAAATAAAGTTATGTGCTGCATTTCTGC
It encodes:
- the LOC105940148 gene encoding group XIIB secretory phospholipase A2-like protein; the protein is MTRSALLAPILVGLLILRAAGQEAGNPESTPPPPPGQGPDGATQAEEESEDWGLNSLRGSFEAVSGYFDSMLEFMGGKDGVCQYRCRHGKAPIPRPSYKMPEPDGCSSYFFGLPVPEGMDVGIPAMTKCCNQLDMCYDTCGSNKYRCDSKFRWCLHSICSDLKKSLGFVSKVEACETVADTLFNTVWTLGCRPYMNSQRAACYCPGEEKDEL